Proteins encoded in a region of the Massilia sp. UMI-21 genome:
- a CDS encoding TldD/PmbA family protein — MERRTFLNFSSLALASTLVPFTRAIAAEELLSAMPTAAKKALADVALDAATKAGASYADVRIGRYLNQFITTRDLNVENVANTESAGVGVRVIAGGAYGFAATSDMSSDGIANAARQAVAIAKANAKLQSEPVRLAPVKGVGDVSWATPIKKDWRTVPIKEKADLLIAANKAGMEGGATFMNSMLFQVNQQKYFASTDGSYIEQDVHRLWAPFQATAVDKTTGKFRSRSGLGAPVGMGYEYLDARPEHKLRAAGGVATLYTGSYDLIEDARAAGRDAKAKLTAKSVMPGKYDLMLSPEHLWLTIHENVGHPTELDRVLGYEANYAGTSFATLDKWQTRKFKYGNQIVNLFADKTTPGSLGCVGYDDEGVRTKKWDIIKDGILVNYQATRDQAHIIGEKESHGCSYADSWNSVQFQRMPNVSLAAGKKKLTPDEMVKDIKKGIYIVGDGSFSIDQQRYNFQFGGQLFYEIKDGKIGPMLEDVAYQANTQEFWNACSAICDERDWRMGGSFFDGKGQPPQISIVSHGSSTARFNGINVINTARKIG; from the coding sequence ATGGAACGCCGTACCTTTCTCAATTTCAGCAGCCTGGCGCTCGCCTCCACGCTCGTCCCCTTCACTCGCGCGATCGCCGCGGAAGAACTGCTCAGCGCCATGCCGACGGCCGCCAAGAAGGCGCTGGCCGACGTCGCGCTCGATGCCGCCACCAAGGCCGGCGCCAGCTATGCCGACGTGCGCATCGGCCGCTACCTGAACCAGTTCATCACGACCCGCGACCTGAACGTCGAGAACGTGGCCAACACCGAGTCCGCCGGCGTCGGCGTGCGCGTGATCGCGGGCGGCGCCTACGGTTTCGCCGCCACCTCGGACATGTCCAGCGACGGCATCGCCAATGCGGCGCGTCAGGCGGTCGCGATTGCCAAGGCCAATGCCAAGCTGCAGTCCGAACCGGTGCGCCTGGCTCCGGTGAAGGGCGTCGGCGACGTCTCCTGGGCCACGCCGATCAAGAAAGACTGGCGCACCGTGCCGATCAAGGAGAAAGCGGACCTGCTGATCGCCGCCAACAAGGCCGGCATGGAAGGCGGCGCGACCTTCATGAATTCGATGCTGTTCCAGGTGAACCAGCAGAAGTACTTCGCTTCCACCGACGGCTCCTACATCGAGCAGGACGTGCACCGCCTGTGGGCGCCGTTCCAGGCCACCGCCGTGGACAAGACCACCGGCAAGTTCCGCTCGAGGTCCGGCTTGGGAGCGCCCGTCGGCATGGGCTACGAATACCTGGACGCCCGTCCCGAGCACAAGCTCAGGGCCGCGGGCGGCGTCGCCACCCTGTACACCGGCTCCTACGATCTCATCGAGGACGCGCGCGCCGCCGGCCGCGATGCCAAGGCCAAGCTGACCGCCAAGTCGGTCATGCCGGGCAAATACGACCTGATGCTGTCGCCGGAACACCTGTGGCTGACCATCCACGAGAACGTCGGCCACCCGACCGAACTGGACCGCGTGCTCGGCTACGAAGCCAACTACGCCGGCACCAGCTTCGCCACCCTCGACAAGTGGCAGACCAGGAAATTCAAGTACGGTAACCAGATCGTCAACCTGTTCGCCGACAAGACCACCCCCGGCTCCCTGGGCTGCGTCGGCTACGACGACGAAGGCGTCAGGACCAAGAAGTGGGACATCATCAAGGACGGCATCCTGGTCAACTACCAGGCCACCCGCGACCAGGCCCACATCATCGGCGAAAAGGAATCGCACGGCTGCTCGTACGCCGACAGCTGGAATTCGGTGCAGTTCCAGCGCATGCCGAACGTCTCGCTCGCCGCCGGCAAGAAAAAGCTGACCCCGGACGAGATGGTCAAGGACATCAAGAAGGGCATCTACATCGTCGGCGACGGCTCGTTCTCGATCGACCAGCAGCGCTACAACTTCCAGTTCGGCGGTCAGCTGTTCTACGAAATCAAGGACGGCAAGATCGGCCCGATGCTCGAAGACGTGGCCTACCAGGCCAACACCCAGGAGTTCTGGAACGCCTGCTCGGCCATCTGCGACGAGCGCGACTGGCGCATGGGCGGCTCCTTCTTCGACGGCAAGGGCCAGCCGCCACAGATCAGTATCGTGTCGCATGGCTCGTCGACCGCGCGCTTCAACGGCATCAACGTGATCAACACCGCCCGCAAGATCGGCTGA
- a CDS encoding class I SAM-dependent methyltransferase gives MKRLILAAGAITTLAATLAAGAAQADDALKAAIAGEHRSAANKARDAARHPYDTLSFFGIKPTMTVVELAPGGGWYTEILAPYLRQNGKLIAAGQAFTPEKRGGMAFKQKLDATPALYDKVVPAVFEPPTTYQIAAPNSVDMVLTFRNLHNWVGNGDEALKNTFKEIHKVLKPGGVLGIVDHRLPASMTQDAKASSGYLHEAWVIKTVEDAGFKLAAKSDVNANPKDTAKHEKGVWTLPPVLANKDKDREKYMAIGESDRMTLKFVKQ, from the coding sequence ATGAAACGACTGATCCTGGCCGCCGGGGCCATCACGACCCTTGCTGCGACCCTGGCCGCCGGCGCGGCACAGGCGGACGACGCCCTGAAAGCGGCCATCGCGGGCGAGCATCGCAGCGCCGCCAACAAGGCTCGCGACGCGGCGCGCCATCCATACGACACCCTGAGCTTCTTCGGCATCAAGCCAACCATGACGGTGGTGGAACTCGCGCCCGGAGGCGGCTGGTACACCGAAATCCTGGCGCCTTACCTTCGCCAGAACGGCAAACTGATCGCCGCAGGCCAGGCTTTCACGCCCGAGAAGCGCGGCGGCATGGCCTTCAAGCAGAAACTGGATGCCACCCCTGCCCTCTACGACAAGGTCGTCCCGGCCGTGTTCGAACCGCCCACCACCTACCAGATCGCCGCGCCGAACAGCGTCGACATGGTGCTCACCTTCCGCAACCTGCACAACTGGGTCGGCAACGGCGACGAAGCGCTGAAGAACACCTTCAAGGAAATCCACAAGGTGCTCAAACCGGGCGGCGTGCTGGGTATCGTCGACCACCGCCTGCCGGCCTCGATGACGCAGGACGCGAAGGCCTCGAGCGGCTACCTGCACGAAGCCTGGGTGATCAAGACCGTCGAAGACGCCGGCTTCAAGCTGGCCGCCAAGTCCGACGTCAACGCCAACCCGAAGGACACCGCCAAGCACGAAAAAGGCGTGTGGACCCTGCCCCCGGTGCTGGCCAACAAGGACAAGGACCGCGAAAAGTACATGGCGATCGGCGAGAGCGACCGCATGACGCTCAAGTTCGTGAAGCAGTAA
- a CDS encoding DUF4159 domain-containing protein, with protein sequence MANYDFYFTRLTYESGDWDVDIRMPSNVLNSLVEYTTLRVDPAERVVALSDPKMLQAPFCYFAGHKLVQFTAQERRNLEKYVRGGGFVFVDDCNHDIDGLFAKSFEAEMVKIFGASALKKIPNTHPLYSCFFKFDGPPTTGGELNGWGDDLVHEYLKAIEFGGRIRLLYSNKDYGCEWDYDFRNKRFLAVDNTRFAVNIIQYALGA encoded by the coding sequence ATGGCCAACTACGATTTCTACTTCACGCGCCTGACCTACGAGTCGGGCGACTGGGACGTGGATATCCGTATGCCCAGCAACGTGCTGAACTCGCTGGTCGAGTACACCACGCTGCGGGTGGATCCGGCAGAGCGCGTGGTCGCGCTGTCGGATCCGAAGATGCTGCAGGCGCCGTTCTGCTATTTCGCGGGGCACAAGCTGGTGCAGTTCACCGCGCAAGAGCGGCGCAACCTCGAAAAATACGTGCGCGGCGGCGGCTTCGTGTTCGTGGACGACTGCAACCACGACATCGACGGCCTGTTCGCGAAATCGTTCGAGGCCGAGATGGTCAAGATCTTCGGCGCCTCCGCATTGAAGAAGATCCCGAATACGCACCCGCTGTATTCCTGCTTCTTCAAGTTCGACGGACCGCCGACCACCGGCGGGGAACTCAACGGCTGGGGCGACGACCTGGTGCACGAGTACCTGAAGGCGATCGAGTTCGGCGGGCGCATCCGCCTGCTGTACTCGAACAAGGACTATGGATGCGAGTGGGACTACGACTTCCGCAACAAGCGGTTCCTCGCGGTCGACAACACCCGCTTCGCAGTCAATATCATTCAATATGCGTTGGGAGCGTAA
- a CDS encoding trypsin-like peptidase domain-containing protein, which yields MKTARLAAAVAFALAGLVHAQDTSPPPAPTPATPPSPAVATPSATTAPALPSVENSVVKIFATVRRPDPYKPWIKQSPVNVTGSGVIIEGKRILTNAHVVGYASQVEVQASQSGDKVSARVIALARGLDLAVLELDDPSFFDKRPPVRRAAVLPDVREAVFAYGYPVGGNSLSTTRGIVSRVEFVGYGSFSSGLRIQIDAPINPGNSGGPVIAGDKMIGLAFSMASNAQNIGYVIPNEEIELFLKDVADGRYDGKPLLHDSVQTLENPALRQYLNIDKSVEGALVHRPYRLDAGWPLKEGDIITHIGEYPIDNQGMVKLGSNLRVRFQYRIQQVAKNGKVPMTIRRGGKPMQVEVPASGPRPLLIPDLNGGYPSYFVYGPVVFTRATTDFMGFLLANPRAMGAYSFNDSPLVTHLGDSPTDGREELVVISGPFFPHKLVTGYSNRFGSVLDSVNGTKVRSLAHLVALLRDLKDEYVAFKFDQRYGETMILPRKAVLDATEGILSDNGIRTQGSEDMMKVWAGK from the coding sequence ATGAAAACCGCACGTCTCGCCGCCGCCGTGGCATTTGCCCTGGCCGGCCTTGTCCACGCACAGGACACCTCCCCGCCGCCTGCCCCCACGCCCGCCACGCCGCCGTCGCCGGCCGTCGCCACCCCGTCCGCCACCACCGCTCCGGCCTTGCCGTCGGTCGAGAACTCGGTGGTCAAGATCTTCGCCACCGTGCGCCGGCCGGACCCGTACAAGCCCTGGATCAAGCAGTCGCCGGTCAATGTCACCGGCTCGGGCGTGATCATCGAGGGCAAGCGCATCCTGACCAACGCCCACGTGGTCGGCTACGCCAGCCAGGTCGAGGTGCAGGCCAGCCAATCGGGCGACAAGGTGTCGGCCAGGGTGATCGCGCTGGCGCGCGGCCTGGACCTGGCGGTGCTGGAACTGGACGATCCGTCCTTCTTCGACAAGCGCCCGCCGGTGCGGCGCGCGGCCGTGCTGCCGGATGTGCGCGAGGCGGTGTTCGCCTACGGCTACCCAGTCGGCGGCAACTCGTTGTCGACCACCCGCGGCATCGTCTCGCGCGTGGAGTTCGTCGGCTATGGCTCGTTCAGCTCGGGCCTGCGCATCCAGATCGACGCGCCGATCAACCCGGGCAACAGCGGCGGCCCGGTGATCGCCGGCGACAAGATGATCGGCCTGGCCTTCTCGATGGCGAGCAATGCCCAGAACATCGGCTACGTGATTCCGAACGAGGAAATCGAGCTGTTCCTGAAGGACGTGGCGGACGGCCGCTATGACGGCAAGCCGCTGCTGCACGACAGCGTGCAGACGCTGGAGAACCCGGCGCTGCGCCAGTACCTGAACATCGACAAGTCGGTGGAAGGCGCGCTGGTGCACCGCCCGTACAGGCTCGATGCCGGCTGGCCCCTGAAGGAAGGCGACATCATCACCCACATCGGCGAGTACCCGATCGACAACCAGGGCATGGTGAAGCTGGGCTCGAACCTGCGCGTGCGCTTCCAGTACCGCATCCAGCAGGTGGCGAAGAACGGCAAGGTGCCGATGACGATCCGCCGCGGCGGCAAGCCGATGCAGGTCGAGGTGCCGGCCAGCGGCCCGCGCCCGCTCCTGATCCCCGACCTGAACGGCGGTTATCCGTCCTACTTCGTGTACGGCCCGGTGGTGTTCACGCGCGCGACGACCGATTTCATGGGCTTCCTGCTGGCCAACCCGCGTGCGATGGGCGCCTACAGCTTCAACGACAGCCCGCTGGTGACCCATCTCGGCGATTCGCCGACCGATGGGCGCGAGGAGCTGGTGGTGATCAGCGGACCCTTCTTCCCGCACAAGCTGGTGACCGGCTACAGCAACCGCTTCGGCTCGGTGCTGGATTCGGTCAACGGGACCAAGGTCCGCAGCCTGGCCCACCTGGTGGCGCTGCTGCGCGACCTGAAGGACGAATACGTGGCGTTCAAGTTCGACCAGCGCTATGGCGAGACCATGATCCTGCCGCGCAAGGCGGTGCTGGATGCCACCGAGGGAATCCTGTCGGACAACGGGATCCGGACCCAGGGGTCGGAAGACATGATGAAGGTGTGGGCAGGGAAGTAA
- a CDS encoding TldD/PmbA family protein, which yields MSILTQDQTKRITDRVMSLSKADECIVNIEGARIGNIRFARNAVSTAGLADDTRLTVQVAFGKRQGTATINEFDDKSLEKAVRRAEDLARLAPENPEFMPAIAKTGYKSSDTFVPATAAIDPEFRAQAAAYAMEACRKKGLVSAGFFTDREMFETVANSNGVFGHQVATSLDFTCTVRTEDGRGSGWVKRSARDVARFDAREAADVAIEKALRSVDAKALEPGRYTVVMEPSATSDLLTFMMGGFNARLADEGRSFLSKKGGQNRLGDKLFDQQVNIWSDPWDKDVPVLPWDGNMLPRERIHLVKDGRINALNYSQYWAKQKGQRAIGSAGNIIMAGTDKSTEELIANTRKGVLVTRTWYIRMVDPQSVLVTGLTRDGTFYIENGKVKYPIKNFRFNESPVSMLNNIDEIGKPLVIGGDEANYSMLIPSMKIRDFNFTSLSDAV from the coding sequence ATGAGCATCCTTACCCAGGACCAGACCAAGCGCATCACCGACCGCGTGATGTCGCTCTCGAAAGCCGACGAGTGCATCGTGAACATCGAAGGCGCCCGCATCGGCAACATCCGCTTCGCCCGCAACGCCGTGTCCACCGCCGGCCTGGCCGACGACACCCGTCTCACGGTGCAGGTCGCCTTCGGCAAGCGCCAGGGCACCGCCACCATCAACGAATTCGACGACAAGTCGCTGGAAAAGGCCGTGCGTCGCGCCGAAGACCTGGCGCGCCTGGCGCCGGAGAATCCGGAGTTCATGCCGGCGATCGCCAAGACCGGCTACAAGTCGTCCGACACCTTCGTCCCGGCTACCGCGGCCATCGACCCCGAGTTCCGTGCCCAGGCCGCCGCCTACGCGATGGAGGCCTGCCGCAAGAAGGGCCTGGTGTCGGCCGGCTTCTTCACCGACCGCGAGATGTTCGAAACCGTGGCCAACTCGAATGGCGTGTTCGGCCACCAGGTGGCCACCTCGCTCGACTTCACCTGCACCGTGCGCACCGAAGACGGGCGCGGCTCGGGCTGGGTCAAGCGCTCGGCACGCGACGTCGCCCGTTTCGATGCGCGCGAAGCGGCCGACGTGGCCATCGAGAAGGCATTGCGCTCGGTGGACGCCAAGGCGCTCGAGCCGGGCCGCTATACCGTGGTGATGGAGCCCAGCGCCACCAGCGACCTCCTGACCTTCATGATGGGCGGCTTCAATGCGCGCCTGGCCGACGAGGGCCGCAGCTTCCTCTCAAAAAAGGGCGGCCAGAACCGCCTGGGCGACAAGCTGTTCGACCAGCAGGTCAACATCTGGTCGGACCCTTGGGACAAGGACGTACCGGTGCTGCCGTGGGACGGCAACATGCTGCCGCGCGAACGGATCCACCTGGTCAAGGACGGCCGCATCAATGCGCTGAACTACTCGCAGTACTGGGCCAAGCAAAAGGGCCAGCGCGCCATCGGCAGCGCCGGCAACATCATCATGGCCGGCACCGACAAGAGCACGGAAGAGCTGATCGCCAACACCAGGAAGGGCGTGCTGGTGACCCGCACCTGGTACATCCGGATGGTGGACCCGCAGTCGGTGCTGGTCACCGGCCTGACCCGCGACGGCACTTTCTACATCGAGAACGGCAAGGTCAAGTACCCGATCAAGAACTTCCGCTTCAACGAGAGCCCGGTGAGCATGCTGAACAACATCGACGAGATCGGCAAGCCGCTGGTGATCGGCGGCGACGAGGCGAATTATTCGATGCTGATCCCGTCGATGAAGATCCGCGATTTCAACTTTACCTCGCTCTCGGACGCGGTCTGA
- a CDS encoding TldD/PmbA family protein produces the protein MERRKFLQIGAGTAGAMLIPVFGNAIAADELLNAMPRSAKKALADIALNAATQAGASYCDVRIGRYLNQFIITRDLNVENISNTESSGVGVRVVAGGAYGFASTNDMTPDGIANAARQAVAIAKANAKLQSEQVRLAPVKGVGEVAWATPVRKDWRGIPVKDKADMLIAANKAGLDAGASFMTASLFQINQQKYFASTDGSYIDQDIHRLWAPINATAVDKASGKFRSRAGLSSPVSMGYEYFDAKASDKVQAAGGVTTLYTGSYDIVEDAGLAGKQAREKLGAKSVEPGKYDLVLSPEHLFLTIHENVGHPTELDRVLGYEANYAGTSFATLDKWETRKFKYGSERVNFVADRTTPGSLGLIGYDDEGVRAKKWDIIRNGMLVNYQATRDQAHIIGEKESHGCSYADSWSTIQFQRMPNVSLEPGKARLTPDEMVKDVKKGIYVLGRGSYSIDQQRYNFQFGGTLFYEIRNGKITGPLEDVAYQANTQEFWNACSAICDERDWRMGGSFFDGKGQPSQVSAVSHGSSTSRFNGINVINTARKIG, from the coding sequence ATGGAACGTCGTAAATTCCTCCAAATCGGCGCCGGCACCGCCGGCGCCATGCTGATCCCGGTGTTCGGCAACGCTATCGCCGCCGATGAGCTCTTGAATGCGATGCCGCGCAGCGCCAAGAAGGCCTTGGCCGACATCGCACTGAACGCCGCCACCCAGGCCGGCGCGTCCTACTGCGACGTGCGCATCGGCCGCTACCTGAACCAGTTCATCATCACGCGCGACCTGAACGTCGAGAACATCAGCAACACCGAGTCGAGCGGCGTGGGCGTGCGCGTGGTGGCGGGCGGCGCCTACGGCTTCGCGTCGACCAACGACATGACACCGGACGGCATCGCCAATGCGGCGCGCCAGGCGGTCGCCATCGCCAAGGCCAACGCCAAGCTGCAGAGCGAGCAGGTGCGCCTGGCGCCGGTGAAAGGCGTGGGCGAGGTGGCCTGGGCCACCCCGGTCAGGAAGGACTGGCGCGGCATCCCGGTCAAGGACAAGGCCGACATGCTGATCGCCGCCAACAAGGCGGGCCTGGACGCTGGCGCGAGCTTCATGACCGCGTCGCTGTTCCAGATCAACCAGCAGAAGTACTTCGCCTCCACCGACGGCTCCTACATCGACCAGGACATCCATCGCCTGTGGGCCCCGATCAACGCCACCGCCGTCGACAAGGCCAGCGGCAAGTTCCGCTCGCGCGCGGGCCTGTCCTCGCCGGTGAGCATGGGCTACGAATATTTCGATGCCAAGGCCAGCGACAAGGTGCAGGCCGCCGGCGGCGTGACCACGCTGTACACCGGCTCCTACGACATCGTCGAGGACGCGGGCCTGGCGGGCAAGCAGGCGCGCGAGAAGCTCGGCGCCAAGTCGGTCGAGCCGGGCAAGTACGACCTGGTGCTCAGCCCCGAACACCTGTTCCTGACCATCCACGAGAACGTCGGCCACCCGACGGAGCTGGATCGCGTGCTCGGCTACGAAGCCAATTACGCCGGCACCAGTTTCGCCACCCTCGACAAGTGGGAAACCAGGAAATTCAAGTACGGCTCCGAGCGCGTGAACTTTGTTGCCGATCGCACCACCCCGGGTTCGCTCGGCCTGATCGGCTACGACGACGAAGGCGTGCGCGCCAAGAAATGGGACATCATCCGCAACGGCATGCTGGTCAATTACCAGGCCACGCGCGACCAGGCCCACATCATCGGCGAGAAGGAATCGCACGGCTGCTCCTACGCCGACAGCTGGAGCACGATCCAGTTCCAGCGCATGCCGAACGTGTCGCTGGAGCCGGGCAAAGCCAGGCTCACGCCGGACGAGATGGTCAAGGACGTCAAGAAGGGCATCTATGTCCTCGGCCGCGGCTCTTACTCGATCGACCAGCAGCGCTACAACTTCCAGTTCGGCGGCACGCTGTTCTACGAGATCAGGAACGGCAAGATCACCGGCCCCCTGGAAGACGTGGCCTACCAGGCCAACACCCAGGAATTCTGGAATGCCTGCTCGGCCATTTGCGACGAGCGCGACTGGCGCATGGGCGGCTCGTTCTTCGACGGCAAGGGCCAGCCGAGCCAGGTGAGCGCAGTCTCGCATGGTTCGTCCACCAGTCGCTTCAATGGCATCAACGTCATCAACACCGCACGCAAGATCGGTTGA
- a CDS encoding serine hydrolase has product MNRIAAAALLALTAGAAFAQEAAPGAAVQAAAAQGPAYDLKADVERVMKQFDVPGIAIAVVKDGKVLAAEGFGVRKRGEPAKVDGKTIFEIASNSKAFTAAALAMLVDQGKLDWDDPVIRHLPDFRMYDAYVTAEMTIRDLLTHRSGLGLGAGDLMWWPTTNFSTDEIIHNLRYIKPATSFRSSYAYDNLLYIVAGKIIAAKSGKTWGETMHEWILAPIGMTGTTTSLEESAKFANVSAPHSKINGKAVPVKPMPVANAVGAVGINTNAEDIARWMNVLLAGGVVKGEGGQEVRLWSDKQARQLWTAQTPMTISTPRPPLAATKPNFYAYGLGFQLRDYQGKLVAMHGGALQGFYTRVMLVPESKLGIAIFTNAESGPSLNALQYRLLDQHLGVAPTDWIGRIADIDKELQAKEAARVKGEAASRAASSKPSLALASYAGDYQDAWYGKMAIRRVNDKLQMSFAKTPDLTGEMEHFQHDTFIVRWKERNFNADAYVTFSLEPDGSIERVRMKPVSTETDFSYDFQDLLFTPVKTEKKG; this is encoded by the coding sequence ATGAATCGCATTGCAGCCGCGGCCCTGCTCGCGCTGACCGCCGGCGCCGCTTTTGCGCAGGAAGCCGCGCCAGGCGCCGCCGTGCAGGCCGCAGCCGCGCAAGGCCCCGCCTATGACCTGAAAGCCGATGTCGAGCGCGTGATGAAGCAATTCGACGTGCCGGGCATCGCCATCGCCGTGGTCAAGGACGGCAAGGTCCTGGCCGCCGAAGGCTTCGGCGTGCGCAAGCGCGGCGAGCCGGCCAAGGTGGACGGCAAGACCATCTTCGAGATCGCCTCGAACTCCAAGGCCTTTACCGCGGCCGCGCTGGCCATGCTGGTCGACCAGGGCAAGCTGGACTGGGACGACCCGGTGATCAGGCACCTGCCGGACTTCCGCATGTACGACGCCTACGTCACCGCCGAGATGACCATCCGCGACCTGCTGACCCACCGCAGCGGCCTGGGGCTGGGCGCCGGCGACCTGATGTGGTGGCCGACCACCAATTTCAGCACCGACGAGATCATCCACAATCTCCGCTACATCAAGCCGGCCACCAGCTTCAGGAGCAGCTACGCCTACGACAACCTGCTGTACATCGTGGCCGGCAAGATCATCGCCGCCAAGTCGGGCAAGACCTGGGGCGAGACCATGCACGAGTGGATCCTGGCACCTATCGGCATGACCGGCACCACCACGAGCCTGGAAGAGAGCGCGAAGTTCGCCAACGTTTCCGCGCCGCATAGCAAGATCAACGGCAAGGCGGTGCCGGTGAAGCCGATGCCGGTGGCGAACGCGGTCGGCGCGGTTGGCATCAACACCAACGCCGAGGATATCGCGCGCTGGATGAACGTGCTGCTCGCCGGCGGCGTGGTCAAGGGCGAGGGCGGCCAGGAAGTGCGCCTGTGGTCGGACAAGCAGGCGCGCCAGCTCTGGACCGCGCAGACCCCGATGACGATCAGCACGCCGCGTCCGCCGCTGGCGGCGACCAAGCCCAATTTCTACGCCTATGGCCTAGGCTTCCAGCTGCGCGACTACCAGGGCAAGCTGGTGGCGATGCACGGCGGCGCGCTGCAGGGCTTCTACACCCGCGTGATGCTGGTGCCGGAATCGAAGCTGGGCATCGCGATCTTCACCAATGCCGAAAGCGGCCCCTCGCTCAACGCCTTGCAGTATCGCCTGCTGGACCAGCACCTGGGCGTGGCGCCGACCGACTGGATCGGCCGCATCGCGGACATCGACAAGGAGTTGCAGGCCAAGGAGGCGGCCCGTGTCAAGGGCGAGGCGGCTTCGCGCGCAGCGTCGTCGAAGCCCTCGCTGGCGCTGGCCTCGTACGCGGGCGACTACCAGGACGCGTGGTACGGCAAGATGGCGATCCGCCGCGTCAACGACAAGCTGCAGATGTCCTTCGCCAAGACGCCCGACCTGACCGGCGAGATGGAGCACTTCCAGCACGATACCTTCATCGTGCGCTGGAAGGAGCGCAACTTCAATGCCGATGCCTACGTCACGTTCTCGCTGGAACCCGACGGCAGCATCGAGCGCGTGCGCATGAAGCCGGTGTCGACCGAGACCGACTTCAGCTACGACTTCCAGGACTTGTTGTTTACCCCGGTGAAGACAGAGAAGAAGGGTTGA
- a CDS encoding TldD/PmbA family protein, translated as MKQLNQEQAKRIADRVIGFSKADECSVSIEGNRTGNIRFARNSVSTAGLTEDTQLAVRVAFGKRVGTAVVNEFDDKSLEKAVRRAEELARLAPENPEFMPAVGKQEYLTTKTFMGSTAGIDPDYRAEVAAAAIGQARAKKLVTAGFFTDNTRFSCVANSNGVFGFQEFTDLSFTCTARTEDGRGSGWVTRSAVDARRFNASEAAEVAIDKALRSVDAKALEPGRYTVILEPAATSEILGNMFASFSARAADEGRSFLAKKGGGNRLGEKLFDEQVNIWADPWNPDVPVAPWDDNTMLARKRTDLIKDGRVASLGYSPFWAKKTGNQATANHGNMIMAGGTKSLEELIAGTKKGIVVTRTWYIRMVDPQSLLITGLTRDGTFYVENGKIKYPVKNFRFNESPVTILNNIDELGKPQIIGGDEVPFQMVLPPMKVRDFNFTSLSDAV; from the coding sequence ATGAAACAGCTGAACCAGGAACAAGCAAAACGCATCGCCGACCGCGTGATCGGTTTCTCGAAAGCCGACGAATGCAGCGTGTCGATCGAAGGCAACCGCACCGGTAACATCCGCTTCGCACGCAACAGCGTGTCGACCGCCGGCCTGACCGAAGACACCCAGCTGGCCGTACGCGTCGCCTTCGGCAAGCGCGTGGGTACTGCGGTCGTCAACGAGTTCGACGACAAGTCGCTGGAAAAAGCCGTGCGCCGCGCCGAGGAGCTGGCGCGCCTGGCGCCGGAGAATCCGGAATTCATGCCGGCCGTCGGCAAGCAGGAATACCTGACCACCAAGACTTTCATGGGCTCGACCGCAGGCATCGACCCGGACTACCGCGCCGAAGTCGCCGCAGCCGCCATCGGCCAGGCACGCGCCAAGAAACTGGTGACCGCCGGCTTCTTCACCGACAATACCCGCTTTTCCTGCGTGGCCAACTCGAACGGCGTGTTCGGCTTCCAGGAATTCACCGACCTGTCCTTCACCTGCACCGCGCGCACCGAAGACGGCCGCGGCTCGGGCTGGGTGACCCGCTCGGCCGTCGACGCGCGCCGCTTCAACGCCTCGGAAGCGGCCGAGGTCGCGATCGACAAGGCACTGCGCTCGGTCGATGCCAAGGCGCTGGAGCCGGGCCGCTACACCGTGATCCTGGAGCCGGCGGCGACCTCGGAAATCCTCGGCAATATGTTCGCTTCCTTCAGCGCGCGCGCCGCCGATGAAGGCCGCAGCTTCCTGGCCAAGAAGGGCGGCGGCAACCGCCTGGGCGAAAAGCTGTTCGACGAGCAGGTCAACATCTGGGCCGACCCGTGGAACCCGGACGTGCCGGTGGCGCCGTGGGACGACAACACCATGCTGGCCCGCAAGCGCACCGACCTGATCAAGGACGGCCGCGTCGCCTCGCTCGGCTATTCGCCGTTCTGGGCGAAGAAGACCGGCAACCAGGCCACCGCCAACCACGGCAACATGATCATGGCCGGCGGCACCAAGTCGCTGGAAGAGCTGATCGCGGGCACCAAGAAGGGCATCGTGGTCACCCGCACCTGGTACATCCGCATGGTCGATCCGCAGTCGCTCCTGATCACCGGCCTGACCCGCGACGGCACCTTCTACGTCGAGAACGGCAAGATCAAGTACCCGGTGAAGAACTTCCGCTTCAACGAAAGCCCGGTCACCATCCTCAACAACATCGACGAACTGGGCAAGCCGCAGATCATCGGTGGCGACGAGGTGCCGTTCCAGATGGTGCTGCCGCCGATGAAGGTCCGCGACTTCAACTTCACCTCGCTGTCCGACGCGGTGTAA